The following coding sequences are from one Lolium rigidum isolate FL_2022 chromosome 6, APGP_CSIRO_Lrig_0.1, whole genome shotgun sequence window:
- the LOC124660760 gene encoding WD repeat-containing protein ATCSA-1-like isoform X1: MWLEELRRRERGELRARRFEALARSRRAASLSLSNRKEIATPHHGAVNSLQVDLTEGRYLLSGASDGSAAVFDLNNATEYEAGFIAKHRNILLIDRTHEHGHKFTVSAAIWYPVDTGLFVTASFDTYVKVWDTNSTQVVMDFKMPGKVYSAAMSPIATTHMLIATGSADVQVRLCDIASGAFTHTLSGHHDGIMSLEWSTSSEWILMSGGCDGAIRFWDIRRAGCFLVLDQLRSQQGRRPPFLDSAMEKQDQKNLTSSPSSKSNSVQQRTGSRKKHSKALHKSQTLIRGHTQQRVHPGMSSSQNRTTAHYGAVTGLKTTTDGMHLLSSGSDSRLRIWDVDSGCNTLVNFEAMRLHPRKPLQLAVTDDPSLVFVPCMGSIKAYNMWSGTTFQTFRGHYDHVNCCYYNSQDQELYTGSNDRQILVWSPATPALTEMEDDDKRQEGFAADEDNWSD; this comes from the exons ATGTGGTTGGAGGAGCTGAGAAGAAGGGAACGCGGGGAGCTGCGCGCGCGGCGCTTCGAGGCGCTCGCCCGgtcgcgccgcgccgcctcgctctcgctctccaacCGCAAGGAGATCGCCACCCCGCACCACGGCGCCGTCAACTCCCTCCAG GTTGATTTGACAGAGGGGAGGTACCTGCTCTCGGGGGCGTCGGATGGGTCGGCTGCTGTCTTCGATTTGAACAACGCCACGGAATACGAAGCCGGGTTCATTGCCAAGCACAGGAACATCCTGCTCATCGACAGGACGCACGAGCATGGCCACAAGTTCACCGTCTCAGCGGCCATCTGGTACCCCGTGGACACCGGGCTCTTCGTTACAGCGTCCTTTGATACCTATGTCAAAGTGTGGGATACCAATTCGACTCAA GTAGTCATGGATTTTAAGATGCCTGGAAAGGTCTACAGCGCCGCGATGTCTCCGATTGCGACAACCCATATGCTCATCGCGACTGGAAGTGCAGATGTTCAGGTCCGTTTGTGTGATATTGCTTCTGGAGCCTTTACCCACACGTTGTCCGGTCATCATG ATGGTATCATGTCTTTGGAGTGGTCTACCTCCAGCGAGTGGATCTTGATGAGTGGTGGCTGCGATGGGGCTATACGTTTTTGGGACATCAGACGAGCAGGATGCTTCCTTGTCCTCGATCAGTTACGGTCTCAGCAAGGAAGACGGCCTCCTTTTCTTGATAGCGCCATGGAGAAA cAGGATCAGAAGAACTTAACATCTTCACCTTCTTCAAAGAGTAACTCAGTTCAGCAGAGGACAGGCAGTCGTAAGAAGCATTCGAAAGCACTACACAAAAGTCAAACCCTGATACGTGGACATACGCAACAGAGAGTACATCCTGGTATGTCATCCAGTCAAAATCGTACAACAGCTCACTATGGTGCTGTTACAGGGTTAAAAACAACTACAGATGGGATGCACCTTCTTAGCTCAG GATCCGATTCTCGATTAAGGATATGGGATGTTGATTCAGGCTGCAATACTTTGGTCAATTTTGAAGCCATGCGATTGCATCCTAGAAAGCCACTACAATTAGCTGTCACTGATGATCCATCACTTGTATTTGTTCCATGCATGGGTAGCATCAAG GCATACAATATGTGGTCTGGTACGACATTTCAAACATTCCGTGGGCATTATGACCATGTGAATTGCTGCTACTATAACTCACAAGACCAA GAACTCTATACTGGTAGCAATGATAGACAAATTCTTGTGTGGTCTCCTGCAACTCCCGCTTTGACTGAAATG GAGGATGATGACAAGCGGCAAGAGGGCTTTGCAGCTGATGAAGATAACTGGAGTGACTGA
- the LOC124660760 gene encoding WD repeat-containing protein ATCSA-1-like isoform X2 gives MWLEELRRRERGELRARRFEALARSRRAASLSLSNRKEIATPHHGAVNSLQVDLTEGRYLLSGASDGSAAVFDLNNATEYEAGFIAKHRNILLIDRTHEHGHKFTVSAAIWYPVDTGLFVTASFDTYVKVWDTNSTQVVMDFKMPGKVYSAAMSPIATTHMLIATGSADVQVRLCDIASGAFTHTLSGHHDGIMSLEWSTSSEWILMSGGCDGAIRFWDIRRAGCFLVLDQLRSQQGRRPPFLDSAMEKDQKNLTSSPSSKSNSVQQRTGSRKKHSKALHKSQTLIRGHTQQRVHPGMSSSQNRTTAHYGAVTGLKTTTDGMHLLSSGSDSRLRIWDVDSGCNTLVNFEAMRLHPRKPLQLAVTDDPSLVFVPCMGSIKAYNMWSGTTFQTFRGHYDHVNCCYYNSQDQELYTGSNDRQILVWSPATPALTEMEDDDKRQEGFAADEDNWSD, from the exons ATGTGGTTGGAGGAGCTGAGAAGAAGGGAACGCGGGGAGCTGCGCGCGCGGCGCTTCGAGGCGCTCGCCCGgtcgcgccgcgccgcctcgctctcgctctccaacCGCAAGGAGATCGCCACCCCGCACCACGGCGCCGTCAACTCCCTCCAG GTTGATTTGACAGAGGGGAGGTACCTGCTCTCGGGGGCGTCGGATGGGTCGGCTGCTGTCTTCGATTTGAACAACGCCACGGAATACGAAGCCGGGTTCATTGCCAAGCACAGGAACATCCTGCTCATCGACAGGACGCACGAGCATGGCCACAAGTTCACCGTCTCAGCGGCCATCTGGTACCCCGTGGACACCGGGCTCTTCGTTACAGCGTCCTTTGATACCTATGTCAAAGTGTGGGATACCAATTCGACTCAA GTAGTCATGGATTTTAAGATGCCTGGAAAGGTCTACAGCGCCGCGATGTCTCCGATTGCGACAACCCATATGCTCATCGCGACTGGAAGTGCAGATGTTCAGGTCCGTTTGTGTGATATTGCTTCTGGAGCCTTTACCCACACGTTGTCCGGTCATCATG ATGGTATCATGTCTTTGGAGTGGTCTACCTCCAGCGAGTGGATCTTGATGAGTGGTGGCTGCGATGGGGCTATACGTTTTTGGGACATCAGACGAGCAGGATGCTTCCTTGTCCTCGATCAGTTACGGTCTCAGCAAGGAAGACGGCCTCCTTTTCTTGATAGCGCCATGGAGAAA GATCAGAAGAACTTAACATCTTCACCTTCTTCAAAGAGTAACTCAGTTCAGCAGAGGACAGGCAGTCGTAAGAAGCATTCGAAAGCACTACACAAAAGTCAAACCCTGATACGTGGACATACGCAACAGAGAGTACATCCTGGTATGTCATCCAGTCAAAATCGTACAACAGCTCACTATGGTGCTGTTACAGGGTTAAAAACAACTACAGATGGGATGCACCTTCTTAGCTCAG GATCCGATTCTCGATTAAGGATATGGGATGTTGATTCAGGCTGCAATACTTTGGTCAATTTTGAAGCCATGCGATTGCATCCTAGAAAGCCACTACAATTAGCTGTCACTGATGATCCATCACTTGTATTTGTTCCATGCATGGGTAGCATCAAG GCATACAATATGTGGTCTGGTACGACATTTCAAACATTCCGTGGGCATTATGACCATGTGAATTGCTGCTACTATAACTCACAAGACCAA GAACTCTATACTGGTAGCAATGATAGACAAATTCTTGTGTGGTCTCCTGCAACTCCCGCTTTGACTGAAATG GAGGATGATGACAAGCGGCAAGAGGGCTTTGCAGCTGATGAAGATAACTGGAGTGACTGA